The following coding sequences are from one Deltaproteobacteria bacterium window:
- a CDS encoding N-6 DNA methylase, translated as MIAEPLSRVLEATGYLSDGEPAASSVVVAGSGEALAHPHAPDRLPSFEPEAWWRNNANSAPWGSNASDLTVYFKYVDEPDQAPIADWQQEIWNRGFSPLLWIVSPDRVDLYNGFGAPRQPEDADENRLETFKLLDTRLAELDMLAGRLAMETGQFWRREERVNRKDSVDSRLLRDISGLEHALVDEMGLGRDDAQSLVGRSIFTKYLIDRRIVTAQRLMRLCGHRDLPRVLRDRSATKCLFDWLRKTFNGDMFPPAPKSVPAARHLERVARFLEAEDPETGQMSLFPYRFEFIPVELISAIYEQFVHSAAAEASGETPAPAKSEGAYYTPLAAVSLVLDEVFDGLTGHEQVLDLTCGSGVFLVEALRRLVYLKSEGSKPSRKMIRETLYKQLCGVDVSRAAVRIAAFSLYLAALELDPDPQPPHALRFEPLEGRTLLVGDVRGIEHTPGGRKAFTTTKGLKRFDVIVGNPPWSFKGKAGTAVRRAAVSHVPLQPRGQSLDFVARAMDFAHDKTRVGMILSATPFFSRSSTGVEAAHGVVEALAPVTLVNLSDLSGWLFPKANMPAIALLARHREQPVNRVTLMQASWSLASERTHTLEIAPSNITTLPIASWKRNQGLFKAAFLGRRHDLLLLDDLWEKYETLEVRLDALNTRLSNGLTVGKPDNRNNDATFLKNLPFAKRSRGDRYMRHFFVSDNLPGFEHDKVQWPRKRETYRAPLLLVGEFMEGGPRPVTAVAGRDVVYTDAYNGVSFSRNAPETAYLVSGVLSSALASWYFLMTGSTFGLWIQRLKLRDIAAMPMPELNEAVESDAGKRVVQLVRTFHRKAPDDDDWESLDNCVFDLYGLDKTDRIVVQDGLFRASWQWKQGRLESIAPANSDKLRNYAHAFLSTMDGWLSASNRRRMRAEIYDVERDAPLRAIRFVLEDVPGPSVIEIVSPDGTLSQVLARIGDRTKVQITDALVGMRELRVHTRDEVSIIKPAARRHWLGVCGLEDADAVVKDSVYGRHTT; from the coding sequence ATGATCGCCGAGCCTCTCAGCCGCGTTCTCGAAGCCACCGGGTATCTGTCGGACGGTGAGCCTGCCGCATCCAGCGTGGTGGTTGCGGGTTCCGGCGAGGCACTCGCCCATCCGCATGCACCTGATCGGCTCCCTTCTTTCGAGCCGGAAGCCTGGTGGCGGAACAATGCCAACTCTGCCCCTTGGGGCAGCAATGCCTCCGACCTGACGGTTTACTTCAAATACGTGGATGAACCGGATCAGGCTCCGATCGCCGACTGGCAACAAGAGATCTGGAATCGCGGCTTCTCTCCTTTGCTGTGGATCGTGTCCCCGGATCGCGTCGATCTGTACAACGGCTTCGGTGCTCCGCGGCAGCCTGAAGATGCGGATGAGAACCGGCTGGAGACATTCAAGCTGCTGGACACGAGGTTGGCCGAACTCGACATGCTCGCCGGCCGCTTGGCCATGGAAACCGGCCAATTTTGGCGCAGAGAAGAACGCGTCAACCGCAAGGACAGTGTCGATAGCCGTTTGTTGCGCGACATCAGCGGACTCGAACACGCCCTCGTCGACGAGATGGGTCTCGGTCGCGACGACGCGCAAAGCCTAGTCGGCCGATCCATTTTCACCAAATATCTGATCGACAGGCGGATCGTTACCGCCCAGCGTTTGATGCGACTGTGCGGTCATCGCGATCTGCCCCGAGTCTTGCGCGACCGCTCCGCCACTAAATGCCTGTTCGACTGGCTTCGAAAGACCTTCAATGGCGACATGTTTCCGCCGGCACCGAAGTCGGTTCCTGCCGCCAGGCACCTTGAACGAGTCGCGAGGTTCCTTGAGGCGGAAGATCCGGAAACCGGCCAGATGTCTCTTTTTCCTTATCGGTTCGAGTTCATTCCGGTGGAATTGATCAGCGCCATCTACGAACAATTCGTTCACTCAGCGGCTGCCGAGGCGAGCGGCGAGACGCCGGCGCCTGCAAAGTCCGAAGGCGCCTACTACACACCATTGGCAGCAGTTTCCCTGGTGCTGGACGAGGTGTTCGACGGCCTGACAGGTCATGAACAAGTTCTGGACCTCACCTGTGGCTCGGGAGTTTTTCTTGTGGAGGCACTGCGAAGACTCGTTTACCTCAAGTCCGAAGGATCGAAGCCGAGTCGCAAAATGATCCGCGAGACGCTCTACAAGCAGCTATGCGGTGTCGATGTCAGCAGGGCTGCCGTCCGCATCGCCGCTTTCAGCCTCTATCTGGCGGCGCTGGAGCTTGACCCAGATCCGCAACCACCCCATGCACTCAGGTTTGAGCCGCTCGAAGGTCGGACTCTGCTTGTCGGCGACGTGCGGGGGATCGAACACACACCCGGTGGACGAAAGGCTTTCACAACAACCAAGGGATTGAAGAGATTTGACGTCATCGTGGGTAATCCGCCATGGAGCTTCAAAGGGAAGGCTGGAACCGCCGTCCGTCGAGCCGCAGTGTCACACGTGCCTCTCCAACCTCGCGGGCAAAGCCTTGACTTCGTTGCTCGGGCAATGGACTTCGCGCACGACAAGACGAGGGTTGGCATGATCCTCAGCGCGACACCCTTTTTCAGCCGTAGTTCCACTGGCGTCGAGGCGGCTCATGGCGTCGTCGAGGCCCTTGCGCCGGTAACCCTGGTCAATCTGTCAGACCTCTCAGGTTGGTTGTTCCCGAAAGCCAATATGCCCGCCATCGCGCTCCTGGCTCGCCATCGCGAGCAACCCGTCAATCGTGTGACCCTCATGCAGGCGTCCTGGTCACTCGCTAGTGAACGAACTCACACCTTGGAGATAGCGCCAAGCAACATCACCACGCTTCCAATTGCAAGCTGGAAGCGCAACCAAGGGTTGTTCAAAGCGGCGTTCCTTGGACGCCGCCACGATCTTCTCTTGCTGGACGACCTATGGGAAAAATATGAAACCCTGGAAGTGCGGCTCGACGCGCTGAATACGCGACTGAGTAACGGGTTGACAGTCGGTAAGCCTGACAACCGAAATAACGATGCTACCTTCCTTAAGAATTTGCCATTCGCTAAGCGCAGCAGGGGTGATCGCTACATGCGGCACTTCTTCGTCTCTGACAATCTACCGGGATTCGAACACGACAAGGTTCAGTGGCCAAGGAAGCGTGAGACCTACCGCGCTCCACTTCTACTCGTGGGAGAGTTCATGGAAGGCGGTCCGCGTCCTGTGACCGCTGTTGCCGGACGGGACGTCGTGTACACGGACGCCTACAACGGTGTGTCATTTTCCCGCAACGCACCCGAAACTGCATACCTTGTCTCCGGAGTACTTAGTTCCGCTCTAGCGTCGTGGTACTTCTTGATGACTGGGTCGACCTTCGGACTGTGGATACAGCGACTGAAACTCAGGGACATCGCTGCTATGCCGATGCCAGAATTAAATGAAGCTGTCGAATCCGATGCCGGCAAACGTGTCGTTCAACTAGTACGCACCTTCCATCGCAAGGCCCCCGACGACGACGACTGGGAGTCTCTCGACAATTGCGTATTCGATTTATATGGGCTGGACAAAACCGATCGCATCGTCGTGCAGGACGGTCTGTTTCGGGCGAGTTGGCAATGGAAGCAGGGGCGACTTGAATCCATCGCGCCTGCTAACTCCGATAAACTTCGGAACTATGCACACGCGTTTCTATCCACAATGGACGGATGGCTGTCGGCGTCGAACCGGCGGCGAATGCGGGCAGAAATCTATGATGTGGAGCGAGACGCACCGCTCAGAGCCATTCGATTCGTGCTTGAGGATGTGCCCGGTCCTTCCGTGATAGAGATCGTTTCTCCCGATGGTACGCTCAGTCAAGTACTCGCGCGGATCGGCGACCGCACCAAGGTTCAGATCACGGATGCACTCGTCGGCATGCGAGAGCTGCGAGTACACACAAGGGACGAGGTCTCGATTATCAAGCCGGCGGCGCGCCGGCATTGGTTGGGCGTGTGCGGGCTGGAAGACGCGGACGCCGTTGTCAAGGACAGCGTCTACGGTCGCCATACAACGTGA
- a CDS encoding phospholipase D-like domain-containing protein, whose amino-acid sequence MLKRHSSRRKPLDASFLTNRLTGAKFYDRIAGYFSSSILEVAGEALESVEGKVRAVCNSSLSRADVEVAKAGQAAIRREWCDSRPEDLGDAAKPRFKRLSDFLRSGKIEIRVLPDEIFGLIHGKAGVITLADGRQTSFLGSANESKTAFRLNYELIWEDDSTEAVAWVQEEFNALWSSPFAVGLADFVVQDLDRLSRRELVRNISDWREEPDPAPVVVESPVYRTEVGLWEHQKHFVKLAFDAHRGTHGARFVLADQVGLGKTLQLAMAAQLMALIGDRPVLVLAPKPLLQQWQDELDTLLGLPSAIWDGGQWVDEQGVEHPGTGDEAIRRCPRRVGIVSTGLITRGGDAVELLANMRFECVVLDEAHRARRRNFRMNQPWASAKPNNLLHFLQRISPRTKSLLLATATPVQLHPIEAYDLLDALARGSEAVLGAPGSRWRRPQGSLDMLLGKASPPVDFHERWEWIRNPLPPRTEDKDFEMLRRSLSLSDDDAYAPGRAVEALRPPDRQRIENGFERFIERHNPYIRTIVRRTREYLESTVDPGTGEPYLAPVRIRLHGESDDDAIKLPPFLEDAYALAEDFCKLLGERSNTGFFRTMLLRRLGSTIEAGLLTVTRILNGWEALDDDDHDDEEKDDRLGTLTNEERQVLSRLAQAMEANRHQDPKAAAVTRLLVDDGWLERGCIVFSQYYDSVWWLANQLTRELPDETIGIYAGVNRSGAMRGGIFERRNRDALKDAVRRDELRLLLGTDAASEGLNLQRLGTLINLDLPWNPSRLEQRKGRIQRIGQVRPEVDVYNLRYAGSVEDRVHQLLSQRLQDISGLFGQLPDTLEDVWIQVALGQLEEARKTIDMVPEKHPFEIRYHEVKPVDWESCAQVLDDDARRQSLAQGWKS is encoded by the coding sequence ATGCTCAAACGACATTCCTCCCGCCGCAAGCCTCTTGACGCCAGCTTTCTTACCAACCGGCTTACCGGGGCCAAGTTTTACGACCGCATCGCCGGTTACTTCTCTTCGTCCATCCTGGAAGTCGCCGGTGAGGCGCTGGAGAGCGTTGAAGGCAAGGTGCGCGCCGTGTGCAATTCCAGCCTCTCCCGTGCCGATGTGGAGGTCGCGAAGGCGGGGCAGGCGGCCATACGCCGCGAATGGTGCGACTCCCGTCCCGAGGACCTCGGTGATGCCGCCAAGCCGCGTTTCAAGCGACTCTCCGACTTCCTGCGTTCAGGAAAGATCGAGATTCGCGTATTGCCCGATGAAATCTTCGGCCTGATTCACGGAAAGGCTGGCGTAATCACCCTGGCGGACGGACGGCAGACCTCCTTCCTGGGTAGCGCGAACGAATCCAAGACCGCATTTCGCCTCAACTACGAACTCATCTGGGAGGACGACTCGACGGAGGCGGTGGCGTGGGTTCAGGAAGAGTTCAATGCCCTTTGGTCGTCGCCCTTCGCGGTGGGTCTCGCGGATTTCGTCGTGCAGGACCTCGATCGCCTTTCGCGTCGCGAATTGGTACGGAATATAAGTGATTGGCGGGAGGAACCTGACCCCGCACCGGTCGTCGTCGAGTCGCCGGTCTACCGAACGGAAGTCGGCCTGTGGGAACACCAAAAGCACTTCGTGAAGCTCGCCTTCGACGCCCATCGGGGGACGCATGGGGCGCGCTTCGTGCTGGCCGACCAAGTTGGTCTCGGGAAGACTCTCCAACTCGCGATGGCGGCGCAGCTCATGGCTCTGATCGGCGATCGGCCGGTGCTGGTCCTTGCCCCCAAACCGCTGCTTCAGCAGTGGCAGGACGAACTCGACACGCTGCTCGGGTTGCCATCGGCGATATGGGATGGCGGACAGTGGGTGGACGAGCAAGGCGTCGAGCATCCAGGAACGGGCGACGAAGCCATTCGGCGCTGTCCGCGTCGGGTCGGGATCGTATCCACAGGGTTGATTACGCGCGGCGGCGATGCGGTGGAGTTGTTGGCAAACATGCGCTTCGAATGCGTCGTTCTGGACGAAGCCCACAGAGCACGGCGCCGGAACTTCCGCATGAACCAACCGTGGGCATCAGCCAAGCCGAACAATCTTCTGCACTTTCTGCAACGGATTTCGCCGCGCACGAAAAGCCTGCTGCTCGCCACCGCAACGCCGGTGCAACTCCATCCCATTGAGGCCTACGATCTCCTCGATGCACTGGCGCGAGGTTCGGAAGCCGTACTGGGGGCTCCGGGAAGCCGCTGGCGCCGGCCACAAGGGTCTCTCGACATGCTTCTGGGCAAGGCGTCACCACCTGTCGATTTCCACGAGCGTTGGGAGTGGATCCGCAATCCCCTGCCGCCGCGCACGGAGGACAAGGACTTCGAGATGTTGCGCCGGTCGCTTTCCCTGTCGGACGACGATGCGTATGCGCCGGGGAGAGCGGTGGAGGCATTGCGTCCACCCGACAGGCAGCGGATCGAAAACGGATTCGAACGCTTTATCGAGCGCCACAATCCCTATATCCGCACAATTGTCAGGCGCACCCGGGAGTATCTGGAAAGCACCGTCGATCCCGGCACGGGCGAGCCCTACCTCGCGCCCGTAAGGATTCGGCTGCACGGCGAATCGGACGATGACGCAATCAAGCTGCCGCCGTTCCTGGAGGACGCCTACGCTCTCGCGGAGGACTTCTGCAAGCTGCTGGGTGAGCGCTCGAACACCGGATTTTTCCGCACCATGTTGCTGCGCCGCCTGGGCAGCACTATCGAGGCGGGACTCCTCACAGTCACGAGGATCCTTAACGGGTGGGAAGCACTTGACGACGATGACCACGATGACGAGGAGAAGGATGACCGGCTTGGCACCCTGACGAACGAGGAACGCCAAGTGCTCTCGCGGCTCGCCCAGGCGATGGAAGCGAACCGGCATCAGGATCCGAAGGCCGCCGCCGTCACGCGTCTGCTTGTGGACGACGGTTGGCTGGAGCGCGGCTGCATCGTCTTCAGTCAATATTACGACTCGGTGTGGTGGCTGGCCAACCAGCTTACGCGTGAGTTGCCGGACGAGACTATCGGTATCTACGCGGGTGTGAACCGTTCGGGCGCGATGCGCGGCGGTATTTTCGAACGCCGGAATCGCGACGCCCTGAAGGACGCCGTGCGCCGGGACGAACTGCGGTTGCTCCTTGGCACGGATGCGGCATCGGAAGGGCTGAACCTGCAACGATTGGGTACCCTTATCAACCTGGACCTACCCTGGAATCCCTCCCGCCTCGAACAGCGCAAGGGCCGTATTCAGCGCATTGGGCAGGTTCGCCCCGAAGTCGATGTCTACAACCTGCGTTACGCGGGCTCGGTGGAGGATCGTGTGCATCAACTCCTCTCGCAACGTCTGCAAGACATCTCCGGCTTATTCGGGCAGTTGCCGGACACGCTCGAAGACGTCTGGATCCAAGTCGCCCTGGGTCAGTTGGAGGAAGCGAGAAAGACCATCGACATGGTGCCGGAGAAGCACCCGTTCGAGATCCGCTACCACGAGGTCAAGCCCGTCGATTGGGAATCGTGCGCACAGGTGCTGGACGACGACGCAAGACGGCAAAGCCTGGCCCAGGGATGGAAGTCGTAG
- a CDS encoding 2Fe-2S iron-sulfur cluster-binding protein, translating to MPKVTFMPLGQSFEVEDGTTILVAAIRNGVKLRHDCTEAICGTDKVKILAGQNNLSPMDDNEELTLSMLESDAADRLGCVAKVLGDVIVEIPAE from the coding sequence ATGCCCAAAGTCACTTTCATGCCCCTGGGACAGAGCTTCGAGGTTGAGGACGGCACCACCATCCTGGTGGCGGCGATACGCAACGGGGTCAAGCTGCGCCACGATTGCACCGAGGCCATCTGCGGCACCGACAAGGTGAAGATCCTGGCCGGCCAGAACAACCTGAGCCCCATGGACGACAACGAAGAGCTCACGCTGTCCATGCTCGAGTCGGACGCCGCCGACCGCCTGGGCTGTGTCGCCAAGGTGCTCGGCGACGTGATCGTGGAGATTCCCGCGGAGTAA
- a CDS encoding MBL fold metallo-hydrolase, which produces MRVHFLGSGDAFGSGGRNQTAYLLEDRSHLYLLDCGPSTLPALRRARLDPANLDAVILSHLHGDHFGGLPFFFIHYLYDQPRTRPLQIAGPPGTEERVRALMELMYGKKELPFAVFSELQLDTVTAVAGAEVLAFRVPHQTDAVSLGLKVTAAGRTVLFSGDSSWTDQFVTHSRGADLFICECCYYDDTSASHMSYVQIAANRDRLHCKRLILTHMGEEMLARRPSLPVRTAEDGLVVDL; this is translated from the coding sequence GTGAGAGTCCACTTTCTCGGGTCCGGGGACGCCTTCGGCAGCGGCGGCCGGAACCAGACCGCGTACCTCCTGGAGGATCGGTCGCACCTGTATCTCCTGGACTGCGGCCCCTCGACCTTGCCGGCCCTCAGGCGCGCCCGCCTGGACCCGGCGAACCTCGACGCGGTCATCCTGAGCCACCTGCACGGCGACCACTTCGGCGGGTTGCCCTTCTTCTTCATCCACTACCTCTACGACCAGCCGCGTACGCGTCCGCTGCAGATAGCCGGGCCGCCGGGCACCGAAGAGCGTGTGCGCGCCCTCATGGAGCTCATGTACGGCAAAAAGGAGCTGCCCTTCGCCGTCTTCTCCGAGCTTCAGCTCGACACCGTCACCGCCGTGGCCGGCGCCGAGGTGCTGGCCTTCCGTGTGCCGCACCAGACCGACGCCGTTTCCCTGGGACTCAAGGTGACGGCGGCGGGCCGCACCGTGCTTTTTTCGGGCGATTCGAGCTGGACGGACCAGTTCGTCACGCACAGCCGCGGCGCGGACTTGTTCATCTGCGAATGCTGCTACTACGACGACACGTCCGCCTCACACATGAGCTACGTGCAGATCGCCGCCAACCGCGACCGCCTCCATTGCAAGCGGCTGATCCTGACGCACATGGGGGAGGAGATGCTGGCGCGGCGGCCGTCGCTGCCGGTACGGACCGCGGAAGACGGGTTGGTGGTGGATCTTTGA
- a CDS encoding exodeoxyribonuclease V subunit gamma, with translation MNIVLGPYHPHLEDALAGEVRSRRARDRLTPLLLVVPSETLRRRVKTLLAHEHGLHLLNTHILTFSQVTLNLFHEAHGPEKPTLRDETFMEEALKRVLPAHRRFAHIAENEGGCAALWQCLRDLKDAMVDPELALDALREDHFAGRDRDALHGLFELHREVTHRFPEWRAQDRQDLDGLAGLEAPLSRWLGQFARICYYGFYELTQTQLELFQSIAAHHPVTLFYPLAQGHPDWSFAQDFFDRYLRGLAGADDVVDLLGGGAGSGTASSGPEPDAPGHPKPNGSVIGGGGLPRPGTPPRREVLDCANPRDEVLTVAKHLLRLVEEEGLDFRQAGVVARTLDPYLPWIREIFPAHGIPFHTPAREPLHRSQRVRAVLALLDLPVRDYPRAAVIDLLASHHFNFAGVLGSRTEPRPELWDVATRSLGIGRGLGEWRRLERYRDTPLELNLVDEEEEGRRLRVDSEQLGALLDAVEALHAELNALPREAAWSDLAARWRALLDRFLIPGPDDGEAEVTRAIDNVFAGLAALDAVGGRVALPDFVAALRKSLDRASVAPMRVPVPGVQVLDAGAARGIPFRALFLVGMNEGVFPRTIREDPFLPDRARRVLETVLGYKISSKLAGYDEERLLFALLSGAADERLCCTWPRADAAGRALAPSWYLRAVAPAADTDGGGMESRSIPKSALGKRGTPPFDDPRWLLPEELAVRRALSGEDPRTHARIAGASMENLDKSLAAIRALNDGAGAPGPFDGVTGPLPEAWDRLLERRISPTTLEAYGRCPFQYFAGRVLRLERLERPEWSAPIQALEQGQICHEILQAFYEDLDRALGDGWRGWLDSAAARVLSAFEERSPTGYPAVWEAAKEELLAMLREAVRADRQEMARSGFLPVGFEKDLTAQLNADWPEDLRGLPLQGRLDRVDHDARGGRYRVIDYKYKSGKEPGAVDKDPVRAALQARRLQLPIYLLLAAGNEIGREAAGADAIDAAWYFLAPRWEDGPLVAKELSGQSWREPAGAKIRETVARLLRGMRDGEFPLVKGDYCRFCQVSEICRKDHFPSVSRATRHPAAEALARIRQMKVTGETGTS, from the coding sequence ATGAACATCGTTCTCGGCCCCTATCACCCACACCTGGAAGACGCCCTCGCCGGCGAGGTCCGAAGCCGGCGCGCGCGCGACCGGCTCACCCCACTCTTGCTGGTGGTGCCCTCGGAGACGCTGCGCCGGCGGGTCAAGACCCTGCTCGCTCACGAGCACGGCCTCCACCTTCTGAACACCCACATCCTCACCTTTTCCCAAGTCACGCTGAACCTGTTTCACGAGGCCCACGGACCGGAAAAGCCGACCCTGCGCGACGAGACCTTCATGGAGGAGGCGCTGAAACGCGTGCTCCCGGCACACAGGCGGTTCGCGCACATCGCCGAGAACGAGGGGGGCTGCGCCGCGTTGTGGCAATGCCTGCGCGACCTCAAGGACGCCATGGTGGACCCGGAGTTGGCGCTGGACGCACTGCGCGAAGACCATTTCGCCGGTCGGGACCGTGACGCGCTGCACGGGCTCTTCGAGTTGCACCGGGAAGTGACACACCGCTTCCCGGAGTGGCGGGCGCAAGATCGCCAGGACCTCGACGGCCTGGCGGGACTGGAGGCTCCGCTGTCGCGCTGGCTCGGGCAGTTCGCGCGCATCTGCTACTACGGCTTCTACGAGTTGACCCAGACGCAGTTGGAACTCTTCCAGAGCATCGCCGCCCACCATCCGGTGACCCTGTTCTACCCCCTCGCCCAGGGGCATCCCGACTGGTCTTTCGCCCAAGATTTCTTCGACCGCTACCTGCGCGGCCTGGCCGGGGCGGACGATGTCGTGGACCTGCTGGGCGGCGGTGCGGGCAGCGGCACAGCCTCCAGCGGCCCGGAACCGGACGCGCCGGGCCACCCGAAACCGAACGGATCCGTCATCGGGGGAGGCGGCCTTCCGAGGCCGGGAACTCCGCCCCGCCGCGAAGTCCTCGATTGCGCCAACCCCCGGGACGAGGTCCTCACCGTGGCCAAGCACCTGCTCCGCCTCGTGGAGGAGGAAGGGCTCGACTTCCGGCAAGCCGGAGTGGTGGCGCGCACCCTCGACCCCTACCTGCCCTGGATCCGGGAGATCTTCCCCGCCCACGGCATCCCTTTCCACACACCGGCGCGGGAGCCCCTGCACCGCTCCCAGCGGGTCCGGGCCGTGCTCGCGCTGCTGGACCTCCCGGTCCGGGACTACCCGCGCGCCGCGGTCATCGACCTGCTCGCGTCCCATCACTTCAACTTCGCCGGGGTCCTCGGCAGCCGGACCGAGCCTCGGCCCGAGCTCTGGGACGTGGCCACGCGATCCCTGGGCATCGGCCGCGGCCTGGGCGAGTGGCGGCGCCTGGAACGCTACCGCGACACGCCGCTCGAACTGAACCTCGTGGACGAGGAAGAGGAAGGCCGGCGCCTTCGCGTCGACTCGGAACAACTCGGCGCGCTGCTCGACGCGGTCGAGGCCCTGCACGCGGAGCTGAACGCCCTGCCGCGGGAAGCCGCCTGGTCCGATCTCGCGGCCCGCTGGCGCGCGCTCCTCGACCGCTTCCTGATTCCGGGTCCGGATGACGGCGAGGCCGAGGTGACCCGCGCCATCGACAACGTCTTCGCCGGCTTGGCGGCCCTGGACGCCGTCGGTGGGAGGGTGGCGCTGCCGGACTTCGTCGCGGCCCTGCGCAAGTCCCTGGACCGGGCCTCGGTGGCGCCGATGCGCGTTCCCGTGCCGGGCGTGCAGGTGCTGGACGCCGGGGCGGCCCGGGGCATCCCGTTCCGTGCCCTCTTCCTCGTGGGCATGAACGAGGGCGTATTCCCGCGCACCATCCGGGAAGACCCGTTCCTGCCCGACCGCGCCCGGCGCGTGCTGGAAACCGTGCTGGGCTACAAGATCTCCTCGAAGCTGGCGGGCTACGACGAAGAGAGGCTGCTGTTCGCCCTGCTGTCGGGCGCGGCCGACGAGCGCCTCTGTTGCACGTGGCCGCGGGCCGACGCGGCCGGGCGCGCGCTGGCTCCGTCGTGGTACCTCCGCGCGGTAGCTCCCGCCGCGGACACGGACGGCGGCGGCATGGAGTCCCGCTCCATTCCCAAGAGCGCCCTCGGCAAGCGCGGCACGCCGCCCTTCGACGACCCCCGGTGGCTCCTGCCCGAGGAACTGGCCGTGCGCCGGGCGCTGAGCGGCGAGGACCCGCGCACGCACGCGCGCATCGCCGGCGCGTCCATGGAGAACCTCGACAAGAGCCTGGCGGCCATCCGCGCCCTCAACGACGGCGCCGGCGCCCCGGGACCGTTCGACGGCGTCACCGGCCCGCTGCCGGAAGCGTGGGACCGGCTCCTGGAGCGCCGGATCTCGCCGACGACACTCGAGGCCTACGGGCGCTGCCCCTTCCAGTACTTCGCTGGCCGCGTGCTGCGCCTGGAACGGCTGGAGCGGCCCGAGTGGAGCGCACCGATCCAGGCGCTGGAGCAGGGACAGATCTGTCACGAAATCCTGCAGGCGTTCTACGAAGACCTTGACCGCGCCCTCGGGGACGGCTGGCGCGGGTGGCTCGACAGCGCCGCCGCCCGGGTCCTGTCCGCCTTCGAGGAACGCAGCCCCACGGGCTATCCGGCCGTGTGGGAAGCGGCCAAGGAGGAGTTGCTGGCCATGCTGCGCGAGGCCGTGCGGGCGGACCGGCAGGAAATGGCGAGGTCGGGCTTCCTCCCCGTGGGATTTGAAAAGGACCTCACCGCGCAACTGAATGCCGACTGGCCGGAGGATCTGCGCGGGCTCCCGCTTCAGGGCCGGCTCGACCGCGTCGATCACGATGCGCGCGGCGGCCGTTATCGGGTCATCGACTACAAGTACAAGAGCGGCAAGGAACCCGGGGCGGTGGACAAGGACCCCGTGCGCGCCGCGCTCCAGGCGCGCAGGCTGCAACTGCCTATCTACCTGCTGCTGGCCGCCGGCAATGAGATCGGCCGGGAAGCGGCCGGCGCGGACGCCATCGACGCGGCCTGGTACTTCCTGGCGCCGCGCTGGGAAGACGGGCCGCTGGTCGCGAAAGAGCTATCGGGACAGTCGTGGCGAGAGCCCGCGGGCGCGAAGATTCGCGAAACGGTAGCGCGCCTGTTGAGGGGCATGCGCGACGGCGAGTTCCCCTTGGTGAAAGGCGACTACTGCCGCTTCTGCCAGGTATCGGAGATCTGCCGCAAGGACCACTTCCCGTCGGTCTCGCGCGCCACCCGACATCCCGCGGCGGAAGCGCTGGCGCGTATCCGGCAAATGAAGGTCACGGGGGAGACCGGAACGTCATGA